Proteins encoded in a region of the Moritella marina ATCC 15381 genome:
- a CDS encoding VanZ family protein, producing MPLDKYKLWFRLLFVIVTVAICLLAFAKPSSDIPSLGYDKLNHFIAFATLALLFDYSFPNRTVTLFMTLLSFGIFIELIQGLIPSRDTSHCDIVADLVGITSYLLLQPLRAKIHG from the coding sequence ATGCCATTAGATAAATATAAACTTTGGTTCCGTCTACTATTTGTCATAGTAACCGTCGCAATCTGTCTACTTGCTTTTGCTAAACCCTCATCGGATATTCCTAGTTTAGGTTACGACAAGCTAAATCACTTCATTGCCTTTGCAACATTAGCTTTGCTGTTTGATTATAGTTTCCCAAATAGAACTGTCACATTGTTTATGACACTACTGAGTTTCGGTATTTTCATTGAATTAATTCAAGGTTTAATCCCTAGCCGTGATACCAGTCATTGCGATATTGTCGCCGATTTGGTCGGTATAACCAGTTACTTACTTCTTCAACCACTACGAGCAAAAATACATGGCTAA
- a CDS encoding 2-dehydropantoate 2-reductase, whose translation MANWNILGAGAIGHFFAEKLLKSGQHAAFVLRPESEPHIRSFNFENLAAENTSNTVMAQGKLTPKCDFLLVTLKAQDVLPALTLLQSQIDKHCCIVLLHNGMGTAEQTEKLFPRNAIMVGTTSNGVLKVSDDHIRHTGAGVTWLGPFNNQAKRYKDIATQLSALEELTWCDDIREKLWLKLVINCAINPLTAIHQCQNGELASSSLYPQVVKIVQELALVCEKARLPWPYAELQAQVDNVIARTAENFSSMHQDRLFNRQTEIDFITGYVLKVANAYSIPVPTNQALFEQIKQQETGLV comes from the coding sequence ATGGCTAATTGGAACATTCTTGGCGCAGGCGCTATCGGGCACTTCTTTGCAGAAAAATTATTAAAGTCAGGCCAACATGCCGCATTTGTTTTACGCCCCGAGAGTGAGCCGCATATTCGCAGTTTTAATTTTGAAAACTTAGCGGCTGAAAACACCAGTAATACCGTCATGGCACAAGGTAAACTCACGCCAAAGTGTGATTTTTTATTGGTCACCCTCAAAGCCCAAGACGTATTACCAGCACTGACCTTACTACAATCACAAATTGATAAACATTGCTGTATCGTGCTGTTACATAATGGCATGGGCACAGCAGAACAAACCGAGAAACTATTCCCGCGTAACGCGATAATGGTGGGTACGACATCTAACGGTGTATTAAAAGTCTCTGATGATCATATTCGTCATACCGGCGCTGGTGTGACTTGGTTAGGTCCATTTAATAATCAAGCAAAACGCTATAAAGACATTGCGACCCAGTTATCCGCATTGGAAGAATTAACCTGGTGTGATGATATACGCGAGAAACTATGGCTTAAACTCGTGATCAACTGCGCGATAAATCCATTAACCGCAATCCATCAGTGTCAGAACGGTGAATTGGCGAGTTCATCGTTATATCCACAAGTGGTGAAGATTGTGCAAGAATTAGCATTGGTGTGTGAAAAAGCCCGCTTACCTTGGCCTTACGCTGAGTTACAAGCCCAGGTGGATAATGTCATTGCACGTACAGCTGAAAATTTTTCGTCTATGCACCAAGATCGTCTCTTTAATCGTCAGACCGAAATTGACTTCATCACTGGTTATGTTCTGAAAGTGGCGAATGCTTATAGTATTCCAGTACCAACGAATCAAGCTTTGTTCGAGCAAATCAAACAGCAAGAAACGGGATTAGTTTAA
- a CDS encoding methyltransferase: MNTELSLENIELSLYRYPKRSIEQLQAWDSADEYMINTVADLTLAEQSSVLIFNDSFGALTCAYNQHKVTTVSDSWISHAAIAQNLDENELSTEQVKVQDCLAALPENIDLVLIKIPRTLSLLEHQLAMLSHVVTPHTKIIAGAKAKDIHNSTLALFEKYLGETKTSLAKKKSRLIFSTITQAKALEIPAAVTWDVAKTNISLSNHANVFSRNNLDIGGNFFMQHLPKGEYQHIIDLGCGNGIIGITAARLNPQAKITFVDESFMAIASAKENVAANVQRHEPEIDFLVNNCLYDYEPHSVDLVLCNPPFHQEKAITDHIAWQMFKDAHRALAWGGALYIVGNRHLDYHIKLERLFDNHEVVASNAKFVIIKAQK; the protein is encoded by the coding sequence ATGAACACTGAACTATCTCTTGAAAATATCGAATTATCTTTGTACCGCTACCCTAAACGTAGCATTGAGCAACTGCAAGCTTGGGACTCTGCTGATGAGTATATGATTAATACCGTTGCAGATTTAACGCTTGCTGAACAATCTTCAGTACTTATTTTCAACGATAGTTTTGGTGCTCTAACGTGTGCTTATAATCAGCATAAAGTGACCACCGTCAGTGACTCATGGATCAGCCATGCTGCAATCGCGCAAAACCTTGATGAAAATGAGTTAAGCACAGAACAAGTCAAAGTCCAAGACTGTCTTGCAGCATTACCGGAAAATATTGATTTAGTACTTATCAAGATCCCACGTACTTTATCTTTACTAGAACATCAACTGGCGATGCTTAGCCATGTTGTTACACCGCATACAAAAATCATTGCTGGTGCAAAAGCGAAAGATATCCATAACTCAACATTAGCGTTATTTGAAAAATACCTTGGTGAGACGAAGACATCATTAGCAAAGAAAAAATCGCGTTTGATCTTCTCAACAATCACCCAAGCAAAAGCATTAGAGATCCCAGCAGCAGTAACATGGGATGTAGCAAAAACTAATATTTCACTCTCTAATCATGCCAATGTATTCTCGCGTAACAATTTAGATATTGGCGGTAACTTCTTTATGCAGCATTTACCTAAAGGTGAATACCAGCATATTATCGATCTAGGTTGTGGTAACGGTATTATCGGTATCACTGCTGCACGCTTAAATCCACAAGCTAAAATCACCTTTGTTGATGAGTCATTTATGGCCATTGCATCGGCAAAAGAAAACGTAGCCGCAAACGTTCAAAGGCATGAACCAGAGATTGATTTCTTGGTGAACAATTGCTTATACGATTATGAACCACACAGTGTTGATTTAGTATTATGTAACCCTCCGTTCCACCAAGAAAAAGCCATTACCGATCATATCGCATGGCAAATGTTCAAAGATGCTCACCGTGCATTAGCATGGGGCGGCGCACTTTATATTGTCGGTAACCGTCATCTTGATTACCATATTAAGCTTGAGCGTTTATTTGATAATCATGAAGTTGTTGCATCAAATGCTAAATTTGTCATCATTAAGGCGCAAAAATAA
- the thiI gene encoding tRNA uracil 4-sulfurtransferase ThiI — protein sequence MKFIVKIFPEVMMKSKSVRQRFSKMLQSSLRNILRREDEHARVILEWDKIVVRTTDDSDKNREFYREVLKNTPGIAHSLEVHESTFTDLDDIFQQALPVYKDLLAGKTFCVRAKRNGKHDFTSIDLERYVGGGLNQHTDAAGVKLRKPQETIKIEVEHEKLYLVTERHEGLGGFPMAGQEDVLSLMSGGFDSAVSSYLTIKRGSRTHFCFFNLGGDAHEIGVKQISYFLWNKYSSSHKVKFVSVPFDPVVAEILEKVDNSQMGVVLKRMMMRAATKVAERLGIEALVTGEAVGQVSSQTIRNLSLIDSVTDTLILRPLIVADKQDIIDTARKIGTAEFSETIPEYCGVISNKPTVKAVKEKIEAEEAKFDMSLIDQVVMAANVMDIRQIAEEAQEQVSDVEAVTEIAANEVILDIRSIDEVEDSPLDVDGLEVQHMPFFKLGNQFGELDQDKTYLLYCDRGVMSKLQALYLIEKGYGNVKVYRP from the coding sequence ATGAAATTTATTGTAAAAATATTCCCAGAAGTAATGATGAAAAGTAAATCTGTACGTCAGCGTTTTAGTAAAATGCTGCAGTCGAGTTTACGTAATATTTTACGTCGTGAAGATGAACATGCGCGCGTGATCCTTGAATGGGATAAAATTGTTGTTCGTACTACTGACGACAGTGATAAAAATCGCGAATTCTATCGTGAAGTATTAAAAAATACTCCGGGTATTGCCCATTCATTAGAAGTACACGAATCTACTTTTACCGATCTTGATGATATTTTCCAACAAGCATTACCTGTTTACAAAGACTTGCTTGCAGGTAAAACATTCTGTGTACGTGCTAAACGTAACGGTAAACATGATTTTACTTCGATTGACTTAGAACGTTATGTTGGCGGTGGCTTAAATCAGCATACAGATGCCGCTGGCGTTAAACTAAGAAAACCACAAGAAACCATTAAAATTGAAGTTGAACACGAAAAGCTTTATTTAGTGACGGAACGCCACGAAGGCCTGGGTGGTTTCCCTATGGCTGGGCAAGAAGATGTTCTATCATTAATGTCAGGTGGTTTTGACTCGGCAGTATCGAGCTACTTAACGATTAAACGTGGTAGTCGTACGCATTTCTGTTTCTTCAATCTTGGCGGCGATGCACATGAGATTGGTGTGAAACAAATTTCTTATTTCTTGTGGAATAAATACAGCTCATCACACAAAGTTAAATTTGTTAGCGTACCGTTCGATCCTGTTGTTGCTGAGATCTTAGAAAAAGTAGATAACTCACAAATGGGTGTGGTACTGAAACGTATGATGATGCGTGCAGCGACGAAAGTAGCTGAGCGTCTCGGTATTGAAGCGCTGGTTACAGGTGAAGCTGTAGGCCAAGTATCAAGCCAAACTATTCGTAACTTATCGTTAATCGATTCCGTCACTGATACCTTGATTCTACGTCCATTGATTGTTGCTGATAAGCAAGACATCATTGATACAGCACGTAAAATTGGTACGGCTGAATTCTCGGAAACTATTCCTGAATACTGTGGTGTTATCTCAAACAAACCTACAGTTAAAGCAGTGAAAGAGAAGATTGAAGCAGAAGAAGCTAAATTCGACATGAGCTTGATTGACCAAGTTGTGATGGCTGCAAACGTAATGGATATCCGTCAAATTGCTGAAGAAGCACAAGAGCAAGTGAGCGATGTTGAAGCAGTAACTGAAATCGCCGCAAACGAAGTGATCTTGGACATTCGTAGTATCGATGAAGTTGAAGATTCACCGCTTGACGTTGATGGACTGGAAGTGCAACACATGCCTTTCTTCAAACTTGGCAACCAGTTTGGCGAGTTAGATCAAGATAAGACTTACTTACTATACTGCGATCGCGGTGTGATGAGTAAACTGCAAGCGCTTTACTTGATTGAAAAAGGTTATGGTAACGTTAAAGTTTACCGTCCTTAA
- a CDS encoding peptidylprolyl isomerase A: MLNTAFAAETKALIKTNLGDITVELYADKAPVSVANFINYVESDFYSGIIFHRVIPGFMAQTGGFKTNMDKQTSGKPVINEANNGLSNQRGTLALARTNNPNSATSQFFINLKDNNFLNRSGSQPSQAGYAVFGRVIQGMDVVDKMAKQPTGKKQYYSDVPLTDIVIESVTMLK; encoded by the coding sequence ATGCTTAATACTGCCTTTGCAGCAGAGACAAAAGCCTTAATAAAAACCAATTTAGGTGATATTACCGTTGAGTTATACGCAGATAAAGCACCTGTGTCTGTTGCCAATTTTATCAACTATGTTGAAAGCGATTTTTATAGTGGTATTATTTTTCACCGTGTAATTCCTGGTTTTATGGCGCAAACAGGTGGCTTTAAAACGAATATGGACAAGCAGACTTCAGGCAAGCCTGTTATTAATGAAGCGAATAATGGGTTAAGTAATCAGCGTGGTACTCTCGCATTAGCACGTACCAATAATCCCAATTCAGCAACGTCACAGTTTTTCATTAATTTGAAAGACAATAATTTCTTAAACCGTTCTGGTTCACAGCCTTCACAAGCGGGTTATGCCGTATTTGGCCGAGTAATACAAGGCATGGATGTGGTTGATAAAATGGCGAAGCAGCCAACGGGTAAGAAACAGTATTACAGTGATGTTCCACTGACTGATATTGTGATTGAAAGTGTTACTATGTTGAAATAA
- a CDS encoding YajG family lipoprotein codes for MLKKLLLSASLVLLTACASTPQQVNITAEPAQLTTQYSDTQVTLSSKDIRDANYLIAIHKVGEPAQLLNNKGSLINLTTAKLQQGWEQQGLVFSPQADIAISLELQTARVDVQQDSFEHQAESTLMLIVSIKNKEQTLTKQFRSASTLTGAFGPSMSDLEAKFSQQLSSLLNDVFSDQQIRDYLAR; via the coding sequence ATGCTTAAAAAACTACTATTAAGTGCCAGCTTAGTATTATTAACGGCCTGCGCCAGTACCCCTCAGCAAGTAAATATTACCGCCGAGCCAGCACAGTTAACAACGCAATACAGTGACACTCAGGTGACGCTATCAAGCAAAGATATACGTGATGCAAACTACTTAATTGCCATTCACAAAGTCGGTGAACCAGCGCAGCTATTAAATAACAAAGGTTCACTGATAAACCTGACTACAGCGAAACTGCAACAGGGCTGGGAACAGCAAGGCTTAGTTTTTTCGCCGCAAGCTGACATCGCGATTAGTCTTGAGCTGCAAACGGCAAGAGTAGATGTACAGCAAGATAGCTTTGAGCATCAAGCAGAGTCAACGCTAATGCTGATCGTATCAATTAAAAATAAAGAGCAAACCCTAACAAAACAATTTCGCAGTGCGTCAACGTTAACAGGTGCGTTTGGTCCATCAATGAGTGATTTAGAAGCTAAATTTTCTCAACAATTATCATCATTACTAAACGATGTATTTAGTGATCAACAGATCCGTGACTACCTAGCACGCTAG
- a CDS encoding AmpG family muropeptide MFS transporter gives MPTFLQTLSIYLNPRVLFMGLFGFSSGLPLLLVFSTLSFWLREAGVDRASIGFFSWIALTYSFKWAWSPLIDQFRLPWLHNKLGRRRSWLLFTQVVIISMLLIMATQDPQHSVTLFIIASLGLAIASATQDVVVDAFRIESADTRLQGAMAATYMTGYRLAMIVAGAGSLAIAAFYDNSAIYNAAAWQFAYASMALFMLFGVFATLLSKEPVAKHKIQAVHNIRDFLITGIVKPLTDLFQRYGKTCLILLAIVITYRISDIVMGIMANPFYVDMGYSKAEVAAISKIFGVIMTLVGAGLGGLLVSSLGLLSTLLLGGVLSALTNVLFHWMAGSAAITQVMTVLAFIAPEAWLQTQDPAQLLLTLVISADNLSAGIATCAFVVFLSRLTNTQFTATQYALFSSIMVLLPKFIAGFSGVAVDAWDYSTFFIGTAAIGIIPILFIVVLIYMQLNNRFKWVES, from the coding sequence TTGCCTACTTTTCTTCAAACCTTATCTATTTACCTGAATCCCCGTGTATTGTTTATGGGATTATTTGGGTTTTCCTCAGGATTACCACTCCTACTCGTGTTTTCTACACTGTCATTTTGGTTGCGTGAAGCAGGTGTCGATCGGGCCAGTATTGGTTTCTTTAGCTGGATAGCACTTACCTATAGCTTTAAATGGGCTTGGTCACCGTTAATCGACCAATTCCGATTACCTTGGCTGCACAATAAATTAGGTAGGCGTAGAAGTTGGCTCTTATTCACACAAGTCGTGATCATTAGCATGTTGCTGATTATGGCGACTCAAGATCCTCAGCACAGCGTCACGTTATTTATTATCGCGTCACTTGGTTTAGCCATTGCGTCTGCAACCCAAGATGTCGTTGTCGATGCCTTTCGAATTGAAAGTGCGGATACACGCTTACAAGGCGCTATGGCAGCAACCTATATGACAGGTTATCGACTTGCCATGATCGTGGCAGGTGCAGGATCACTGGCGATTGCCGCATTTTATGATAACAGTGCGATCTATAATGCCGCAGCCTGGCAGTTCGCTTATGCATCTATGGCGCTGTTTATGCTATTTGGTGTCTTTGCTACCCTACTCTCTAAAGAACCCGTCGCCAAACATAAGATACAAGCCGTACATAACATTCGCGACTTCCTTATTACCGGTATCGTCAAACCCCTTACCGATCTTTTTCAGCGTTATGGCAAAACCTGCCTGATATTATTAGCTATTGTGATCACCTATCGTATCAGTGATATTGTCATGGGGATCATGGCGAACCCTTTTTATGTCGACATGGGTTATTCAAAAGCAGAAGTGGCGGCGATCTCCAAAATATTTGGGGTGATAATGACACTCGTAGGGGCTGGTTTAGGCGGGTTACTCGTCAGTAGCTTAGGTTTACTGTCGACCTTATTACTCGGCGGGGTCCTTTCAGCCTTGACCAACGTCCTGTTTCATTGGATGGCAGGTAGCGCAGCCATTACACAGGTAATGACGGTACTTGCTTTCATCGCTCCGGAAGCATGGTTACAAACACAAGATCCAGCTCAGCTATTATTAACCCTTGTTATCAGTGCAGACAACCTCAGTGCTGGTATAGCGACCTGTGCATTTGTGGTATTTTTATCGCGACTCACCAACACCCAATTTACCGCAACGCAATATGCACTATTTTCATCAATCATGGTATTACTGCCTAAATTTATAGCAGGGTTCTCTGGCGTTGCTGTTGATGCTTGGGATTATTCAACCTTCTTTATTGGTACTGCCGCAATCGGTATTATTCCTATCCTATTCATTGTTGTACTGATCTACATGCAATTGAATAATCGCTTTAAATGGGTTGAATCTTAA
- a CDS encoding YajQ family cyclic di-GMP-binding protein translates to MPQFDIVSEVDMVEVKNATDNANRELSTRFDFRGVDASFELIKEKVKMRTDEDMQLRQMADILRGALVKRNIDSSSMSVGKTEFSGKTCSADIEFLQGIEGAVAKKVVKSIKDSKLKVQVSIQGDKVRVVGKKRDDLQAVMQHIKTAELGQPFQFDNFRD, encoded by the coding sequence ATGCCGCAATTTGATATTGTTTCTGAAGTTGACATGGTTGAAGTGAAAAATGCAACTGATAACGCAAACCGTGAATTAAGCACTCGCTTTGATTTCCGTGGTGTTGATGCAAGCTTTGAATTAATTAAAGAAAAAGTAAAAATGCGTACTGATGAAGATATGCAACTTCGCCAAATGGCTGATATTTTACGTGGCGCTTTAGTTAAGCGTAATATTGATTCATCGTCAATGAGCGTTGGAAAAACTGAATTTTCAGGTAAAACGTGCAGTGCAGACATTGAATTTTTACAAGGTATCGAAGGCGCTGTTGCTAAAAAAGTTGTTAAATCAATTAAAGACAGCAAGCTAAAAGTACAAGTATCAATTCAAGGCGACAAAGTACGTGTTGTTGGTAAAAAGCGTGATGATTTACAAGCTGTGATGCAACATATTAAAACTGCAGAACTAGGTCAACCGTTCCAGTTTGATAACTTCCGTGACTAA